One region of Triticum aestivum cultivar Chinese Spring chromosome 6B, IWGSC CS RefSeq v2.1, whole genome shotgun sequence genomic DNA includes:
- the LOC123134564 gene encoding blue copper protein: MASGAGSCWALVALLLVARAFPAAATSFTVGGKSGWTIGVDYTTWASGNTFKVGDSLVFNYAKGLHTVAEVSAADYLACAAANAVGSDGSGATTVPLKTGGKHYFICTIAGHCAGGMKLEVTVSGSGSGSGSSPTTPMPTPTTPYTSPTPTTTTPTTPYTTPTTPYTTPTSPACTGTTPGATPLTPVTPGTMPFYSYNGAAGLAPAAWASFALVCAAVVQLGLL, translated from the exons ATGGCTTCCGGCGCCGGTTCCTGCTGGGCCCTGGTGGCGCTGCTCCTCGTCGCCCGTGCCTTCCCGGCGGCCGCCACCAGCTTCACCGTCGGTGGCAAGTCCGGCTGGACGATCGGCGTCGACTACACCACCTGGGCCAGTGGCAACACTTTCAAAGTCGGCGACAGTCTCG TGTTCAACTACGCCAAGGGCCTGCACACAGTGGCGGAGGTGAGCGCGGCCGACTACCTGGCGTGCGCGGCGGCCAACGCGGTCGGCTCCGACGGCAGCGGCGCGACCACCGTGCCCCTCAAGACCGGCGGAAAGCACTACTTTATCTGCACCATCGCAGGCCACTGCGCTGGCGGCATGAAGCTCGAGGTGACCgtatccggctccggctccggctctggctcctcgCCGACAACGCCGATGCCCACCCCGACCACACCGTACACGAGCCCGAccccgacgacgacgacgccgacCACGCCGTACACGACCCCTACAACGCCATACACGACGCCGACGTCTCCAGCGTGCACGGGCACCACGCCTGGCGCGACGCCGCTGACACCGGTGACCCCGGGCACCATGCCGTTCTACTCGTACAATGGCGCCGCCGGGCTCGCGCCGGCGGCGTGGGCTAGCTTTGCTCTGGTTTGTGCCGCGGTTGTGCAGCTCGGACTGTTATGA